The following are from one region of the Silene latifolia isolate original U9 population chromosome 9, ASM4854445v1, whole genome shotgun sequence genome:
- the LOC141601076 gene encoding uncharacterized protein LOC141601076: MALHEMGNVYCGATTPCFRKQGLHAFHDRLFLQVDRSGGIPQVLARHVISFIKRNIICRFDIPSEIVCDNGAQFLYDKMEAFCARWNIALFKSTPRNPQSNGQAKSSNKIAMENLKKRLEEIEGKWADELPRVLWSDRTTPKVATGQTPFSLVYGAEAVIPSEVRVPTHRYGCITEDRN, from the coding sequence ATGGCCCTTCATGAAATGGGGAATGTATATTGTGGGGCCACTACCCCGTGCTTCAGGAAACAGGGTCTACATGCTTTCCATGACAGACtatttctccaagtggatagaagcggAGGCATTCCCCAGGTCCTTGCGCGGCACGTAATCTCTTTCATCAAGCGGAACATCATATGCAGATTTGACATTCcttcagaaatagtatgtgacaatggtGCACAGTTTCTATATGACAAAATGGAGGCCttctgtgccaggtggaacatcgcACTGTTCAAATCTACCCCCAGAAATCCTCAGTCAAATGGACAGGCGAAGTCCAGTAACAAAATTGCCATGGAGAACCTGAAAAAGAGACTGGAGGAAATAGAGGGTAAATGGGCAGATGAGCTTCCCCGTGTACTTTGGTCTGACAGAACCACCCCAAAAGTGGCCACAGGACAAACACCGTTCAGTCTCGTGTATGGGGCTGAAGCCGTGATCCCTTCTGAGGTGCGAGTACCAACACATAGGTATGGTTGCATAACAGAAGATAGGAATTAG